TGGATAAACTGAATAACTATTATGAATTTTAAAGACGATGTTGAAGCGGTTGACGCCCTGCGTGCCAAATATAAAGTCCTTACTGCCGAGATCGGGAAAATAATTATCGGGCAGAACGAAGTAGTTGAAGATGTGCTGATTTGCATCCTCAGCAGAGGACATTGTTTGCTGGTTGGCGTTCCGGGTCTGGCTAAAACACTTTTGGTCAATACCATCTCCCGTGTTCTCGGCTTGCAGTACAGCCGGATTCAATTCACGCCTGATTTAATGCCGTCAGATATAATAGGAACAGAAATACTGGATGAAAGCCGCCAGTTCCGTTTTGTGAAAGGACCTCTCTTTGCCAACATCATTCTTGCCGATGAAATAAACCGCACTCCTCCTAAAACACAGTCCGCATTGCTCGAAGCTATGCAGGAACGTGCCGTTACAACCGCAGGCAAAAGATATGAATTAGGAAATCCGTTTTTTGTTCTCGCCACGCAAAACCCCATAGAGCAGGAAGGAACCTACCCGTTGCCCGAAGCGCAGTTAGACCGCTTTATGTTCAACGTGTGGCTCACCTATCCCAAGATGGAAGAAGAGATAACGGTGGTAAAAAATACCACATCCGATTACAACCCCGAATTGAAAATAATTCTCAGCGCTGAAGAAATTCTTTATTTTCAGGATTTGATACGCAGAGTGCCTGTTACGGATAATGTTCTGCAATATGCTGTGCGCCTTGCCTCCAGCACACGACCTGAAAATCCTGATTCTCCTTCAAAGGTGAAACAATACCTCTCTTGGGGAGCAGGACCGCGCGCTTCTCAATATCTCATACTTGGCGCAAAAACTCATTCAGTCATTCACGGAAAATATTCTCCTGATATTGAAGATGTGCGCGCTGTTGCCAACGCCATCCTTCGCCACCGCATTGTTCGCAACTACAAAGCCGAAGCAGAAAATGTTTCTGCCGAAGATATTATCAAAGAGTTGGTGAAGTAAATCTACCCTTCAAGAGAATTCGGGTTAAAACAAATGACTTATTGGAAGTTCTAACAAGAAATACAGCAGGTAGTTTAATTAAAGTGTTTTGCACCCTACCTTAAAAAAATCACTCTTCGTATTAAAATTTATTTACCTTTGCGCCCCTTCTGAAGTTCAGTCATAAAAAAGACTTCTTCATGGAAGGAGAGATTATTTTGTTTACACCCGAAAATAAAGGTGAAAAAAAAGTAAAAAAGATACAACCCGCGGGATAAAATATCCAACGGGTTAAATAAAAAAGTAAATGCCTACAATTCAACAACTGATTAGACACGGACGCAAAAAATTTACGCGCAAGAGTAAATCCATAGCGCTGAACCGCAGTCCGCAGCGCAGAGGCGTGTGTATTAAAGTGTACACCACTACTCCTAAAAAACCAAACTCCGCATTGAGAAAAGTTGCGAAGGTTCGTCTCTCAAACGGGAATGAAATTATTGCATACATCCCTGGTGAAGGACATAATCTTCAGGAACACTCTATCGTGCTGGTACGCGGAGGCAGGGTGAAAGACCTTCCAGGCGTACGTTACCACATCGTTCGCGGAACATTAGATACAGCGGGTGTTGACAATATGCGCCAGTCCCGTTCAAAATATGGAGCAAAAAGACCAAAAGCTGGAGCGCCAGCACCGGCACCTAAAGTAAAAGCAGCAGCAGAACCCACAAAATAATTTACCAGAATGAGAAAATCCAAAGCAAAAAAACGCCTCCTACTTCCTGACCCCAGATTTCAGGATACGCTTGTTACCCGTTTTGTAAATAATCTGATGTATTCAGGAAAGAAAAACAAAGCATACGGAATCTTTTATGAGACCATTGACATTGTTGCCGACAAAACAAAAGAAGATGGTTTACAAACATGGAAAAAAGCATTGAGCAATGTTACTCCTCAGGTAGAAGTTAAATCACGCAGGATTGGCGGTGCAAACTACCAAATCCCACAGGAAGTTCTTCCGGAAAGAAAAATTGCTCTTGCCATCAAATGGATGATCCAATATGCTAAAGAAAGAAAAGAACACAGAATGAGCAATGGACTTGCTTCTGAAATTATTGCTGCAGCAAAGCAGGAAGGTGCCGCATGGAAAAAGAAAGAAGACGTTCACCGCATGGCAGAAGCAAACAAAGCATATTCACATTTTAAGATCAAGTAAGAAAAGAAGAAATGAGCGATTTAAGATATACAAGGAACATCGGCATTGCAGCGCACATTGATGCAGGTAAAACAACTTGCACTGAGCGCATACTGTATTATACTGGTGTTAACCACAAGATCGGTGAAGTGCATGACGGAGCAGCTACAATGGACTGGATGATTCAAGAGCAGGAACGCGGAATCACAATCACTTCTGCCGCTACTACTTGTTTTTGGAACTATCGCGGTAATAAATATAAGGTAAACATTATTGATACTCCCGGCCACGTGGATTTCACGGTGGAGGTAAACCGGTCGCTTCGTGTACTCGATGGACTGGTTTTCTTGTTTTCAGCAGTGGATGGTGTTGAACCACAATCTGAAACCAACTGGCGTCTCGCTAATAATTATAATGTAACGCGTATCTGTTTCGTAAATAAAATGGACCGTGCGGGCGCTGACTTCCTTAATGTTTGCAAGCAGGTAAAAGAAATGCTTGGTGGAAATGCTGTTCCCCTTCAATTGCCTCTTGGAGCAGAAGCAAATTTTCGTGGAGTAATTGACTTGATTAACAACCGAGCTATCGAGTGGAATGAAGAAGATAAAGGAATGACTTTTAAAGTTGTGGATATTCCTGCTGATATGAAAGATGAAGTATATCACTGGAGAGAAAAACTTCTTGAATCAGTTTCTGAATTTGATGATAAGATTATGGAAAAATTCTTCGCTGACCAGTCAACAATAACTGAAGATGAAGTTCTCACTGCGCTTCGCAAAGCAACTATTGCAGGAAAAATAATTCCAATGGTTTGCGGTTCGGCATTCAAAAATAAAGGTGTTCAAACAATGCTTGATCTGGTGATGTCAATCATGCCATCGCCCCTTGATAAAGATAATATTCATGGTATAAATCCGGATACAGAACAGGAAGTTACACGTAAACCCGATGTGAAAGATCCTTTCACAGCACTTGCGTTCAAAATTGCAACCGATCCTTTTGTAGGACGTTTGGCATTCTTCCGCGCGTATTCAGGCAGATTGGATTCCGGTTCTTATGTATTGAACACTCGCTCAGGACAGAAAGAGCGCATATCCCGTATTTTCCAAATGCACGCCAACAAACAAAACCAGGTTCCTTTTATTGAAGCAGGAGATATTGGCGCTGCGGTGGGATTCAAAGACATTAAAACAGGCGACACACTTTGCGATGAGAAACATCCTATCGTTCTCGAAGCAATGAATTTTCCTGAACCTGTTATCGGTATCGCCATCGAGCCAAAAACTCAGGCAGACCTTGACAAGCTCGGAACTTCCCTTGCAAAACTTTCTGAAGAAGATCCAACATTCAGAGTTAAAACCGATGATGATACAAACCAAACAATCATCAGCGGAATGGGTGAACTTCACCTCGAAATTATTGTTGACCGTTTAAAGCGCGAGTTTAAAGTGGAGATAAATCAGGGCGCTCCTCAGGTTAATTATAAGGAAGCAATTACCGGAACGATTGAACATCGTGAAGTATATAAAAAACAAACAGGTGGTCGCGGTAAATTCGCTGACATGGAATTTACAGTTTCTCCTGTGGATGCTGACTTTGAAGTGACAGAAAAGAATGGCGGATTGCAATTTGAAAATGAAGTGAAGGGCGGTAATATTCCGCGCGAGTTCATTCCTGCTGTAGAAAAAGGATTCCGTGCCGCAATGGTGAATGGCGTTCTTGCAGGATTCCAGATGCAAACAATGAAAATTGTTTTATCAGACGGTTCTTACCACGATGTGGATTCTGACGCTCTCTCATTTGAGATTTGCGCGCGCACCGCTTTCCGTGAAGCATTGCCGAAAGCAAAACCCGTTCTGATGGAACCGATAATGAAAATTGAAGTCATCACTCCTGAACAATATATGGGTGATGTGGTGGGTGACTTGAACAGACGCAGAGGAATCATCGAAGGAATGGACAGCAAAGCAAATGCGCAGGTGATTAAAGCAAAAGTTCCGCTCGGAGAAATGTTCGGATACGTAACGCAGTTGCGCACACTTTCTTCAGGGCGTGCAACTTCTACTATGGAATTTTCACATTACGCGGAAACACCAAGAAATATTTCTGAAGAAGTAGTAGCAAAAGCAAAAGGTAAAAAAGCAGCAGAAAAAGTTTAAATCAACCAAATATGTCACAGCAGAGAATTAGAATCAAATTAAAATCCTACGACCATCACCTGGTTGATAAGTCGGCAGAAAAAATTGTTAAGACAGCAAAGTCTACAGGAGCTGTTATAAGCGGACCCATTCCACTTCCGACTAACAAACGCATTTATACAGTTCTTCGTTCCCCGCACGTGAATAAAAAAGCAAGGGAGCAATTTCAACTTTGCACATACAAGCGCCTGATTGATATTTACAGCACAAGCGCAAAAACTGTTGACGCGCTCAGCAAATTAGAATTACCCAGCGGTGTGGAAGTAGAAATTAAAGTGTAATTAAATCAATTTGAAGATTAGCCAATTTGAAAATTTGATAATGATAAAAAACAAAAACACGCAATTTTCAAATTAGCATATTTTTCAAATTATCAAATTAAAAAAAATGGCAGGATTACTCGGGAAAAAAATAGGAATGACCAACATGTTTGACGTTTCAGGCAGATACGTTGCATGTACTGTCATTGAAGCGGGACCTTGTGTGGTTACACAAGTAAAAACAAAAGAGAAGGACGGCTATGATTCTCTTCAGCTTGGTTTCGCGGAGAGAAAAGAAAAACATACCACTTCTCCTCAGATGGGCCATTTCAAAAAAGCAGGAACTACTCCAAAGAAAGCAGTTGCCGAGTTTCATGATTTTGAAGGAGATAAAAAAGCAGGCGATACCATCACGCTCGACATTTTCACTGAAGGAGAATACGTTGACGTTGTAGGAACTTCCAAAGGAAAAGGATTTCAGGGTGTTGTGAAACGCCACCACTTCAGCGGGGTTGGAGCAGGAAATGGTCACGGTCAGCATGATCGCCAGCGTTCACCCGGTTCTATCGGTGCATCCTCTTTCCCATCACGCGTATTAAAAGGAATGCGCATGGCAGGAAGAATGGGAGGTGACCGCGTGAAGGCACGCAACTTAGAAGTATTAAGATTAATAAAGGATAAAAACCTTCTGATAGTGAAAGGCTCAGTGCCCGGAGCTGCCGGAAGTTTTGTAATGATTCAGAAATAATAAATCATCGAAAAACGAAATAGTACAAAAAATACGAAACAAGAAATGGAACTCACTGTAGTAAATATTAAAGGAGATAAAACAAAGCGCAAGGTTTCTTTGCACGATTCCATTTTCGGAATTGAACCCAACGATCACGCTATTTATCTTGACGTGAAACAATTCCTCGCTAACCAGCGACAGGGAACTCACAAAGCAAAAACGAGAAATGAAATTCACGGAAGCACGCGCAAACTCCACAAGCAAAAAGGAACGGGTGGTTCACGTAAGGGCGATATCAAGAGTCCAATCTTCCGTGGCGGTGGGCGTATTTTCGGTCCCGAGCCAAGAGATTATCATTTCAAACTGAACAAGAAAGTAAAGCAACTTGCCCGCATGAGCGCGCTTTCTCATAAAGCGAAAAATAATTCCATCACCGTGCTTGAAGATTTTTCTTTTGAGAATCCAAAGACAAAAAATTATGCTGAACTTTTGAGCAATCTGGAAATGAACGGAAAAAAAACCTTGCTGGTTGTTGGCAATGATGACAAGAACATCAATCTTTCTGCAAGAAACATTCAATCAGCAAAAGTTACTTCAGCAAATTCGCTGAGCACGTATGATATTATTAATGCAAATATCCTTCTCTTATCCGAAGGCTCGCTAAAGACTATTGAAACTATCTTGCTTGATGATGAAACTGCAGAAGCGAAGCCGAAAGTGAAAGCGAAGGCAAAATCAACAGTAAAGAAAACAAAAACAATAAAGAAGAAATCATCAACAAAAGAGAAGTAATATTGAACAATCAATCATTAATAATCAATACAGAATGAGCATCTACCTAAAACCAATCATCACCGAAAAGTATGCCGCCAAGGGCGATGCTGCCGGAAAGAACAACGGAGGCAAAGGGCGCTACGCATTTGTGGTGGAGAAAACCGCCAACAAAGTAGAAATCAAAAAAGCTATAGAAAAAGCATACGCAGTTACTGTTGAAGAAGTGAATACGATGAATTACATCGGCAAAATAAAAACCAGATACACAGCAACAAAAATAATGAATGGTTTAGTGAAGAAAGCAAAGAAAGCAATTGTAACATTAAAAAAAGGAGACACAATAGATTTTTACGGAAATATATAAACCAATTTGAAAATGAGTCAATTTGAAAATTTGAAAATGAAACAAACATCTATGGATTTTAATTTTCAAATTAGCTAATCTTCAAATTATCAAATTAGAAAAATGGGAGTAAGAAGATTCAGACCTATCACACCAGGTCAACGACATAAAGTAGCAAACGATAACAGCGACATCACCTCGTATGTTCCTGAAAAGTCATTGCTTCGTTCAAGCAAAAGAAGCGGTGGCAGAAACCACACAGGTAAAATGACTATGCGCTATCTCGGAGGCGGACATAAAAGACGTTTCCGCGTGATTGATTTCAAAAGAGACAAGCAGGATATTCCAGCCGTTGTAAAATCAATTGAGTATGACCCGATGCGCACCGGGCGCATCGCACTTCTTCAATATAATGACGGAGAAAAAAGATACATCCTCGCTCCGCAAGGATTACAAGTGGGTCAAACAGTTGTGTCAGGAAAAAATGTAGCGCCCAATCTTGGAAACGCAATGCCTCTTTCAGCCATTCCACTCGGAACAATTGTACATAATATAGAATTGAATCCCGGACAAGGAGGAAAATTTATTCGCAGCGCAGGCACTTACGCACAACTTACTGCTAAAGAAGCAAAGTTTGTAATATTAAAAATGCCATCAGGAGAAACACGCATGGTACTTGCAACTTGCATGGCAACCGTTGGTTCAGTTTCAAACGCAGACCACAATCAAGAGGTACACGGAAAAGCCGGGCGCATCCGCTGGTTCGGACGCAGATCACGCAACCGACCTGTTGCAATGAACCCTGTTGATCACCCGATGGGCGGTGGCGAAGGAAGAGCTTCAGGCGGGCATCCCCGCTCTCGAAACGGACAATTATCTAAAGGACTAAAAACAAGAAAGAGAACAAAACGCTCTAACAGATATATAGTAGAAAGAAGAACTAAAGGATATGGCTCGAAATAAAAATTGGCAGTAGGCAGTAGCCAATAGGCAAAAAATACAAAAAGCAAAAAAAGAAAATAGAAACAAAAAAAAAAAATCGGTGTAATCTAAAATACATCGGTGTAATCTAAAAAAGATGGCTCGAAGTTTAAAAAAAGGATTCTTCATTGATTTCAAACTCAACAAAAGAGTTCAGGAAATCATTGGCGGAAAAAAGAAATATATAGTCAAAACATGGTCCCGCAGGTCAATGATTACTCCTGAGTTTGTTGGATTGACTTTTGCCGTTCATAACGGAAACAAGTTCATTCCTGTTTATGTAACAGAAAATATGGTGGGGCATCGCCTGGGGGAATTTTCGCCAACGAGAACTTACCGCGGACATACCGGTCACGTAAAAGCAGAAGCAAATGTTCCTGCTCCTGCAGCAACACAAGCGCCAGAAGCAAAATAATAAATTAAATAACAAAAATGATTACACCGATTCTAAAAACCAAAGATTACACAGATAAAACATCGGTGTAATCTATTTCTAAAATCTGTGTAATCGAAATAAAAATATCATGGGAGTTCGTAAAAGAGAAATGGCAGAAGCAAGAAAAGAAGCAAACAAGACAACTTACTTTGCAAAGTTGAATAATTATCCTACTTCGCCCCGCAAGATGCGCCTTCTTGCTGATTTAATTCGCAACCAGCCGGTTGAAAATGCACTGAATGTATTGCGCTTTCACACACAGCATGCATCACTTCCGCTTTCAAAGCTAGTAGTTTCAGCAGTAAAAAACTACGAAGCAAAAACAGGTTTGCGCGCAGAAGACAGCACACTCTTTGTAAAAGAGATTAGAGTAGACAGCGGACAAATGCTTAAACGCTTCCGCCCTGCCCCACAAGGTCGCGCATACAGAATCCGCAAGCGTTCCAATCACGTAACAGTAATATTAGATACAATAAAAGAAACACAAGAATAAAAAAAAAGAAAATCGGTGTAATCTTTTTTACATCGGTGTAATCAAAAAAAAGAATGGGACAAAAAGCAAATCCAATTGGTAATCGCCTCGGAATCATCCGCGGATGGGACTCAGCATGGTTTGGCGGAAATCATTATGCCGAAAAACTTATTGAAGACGAACGCATTCGCAACTATCTGAAAGCTCGTTTACCAAAGAGCAGCATGTCACGCATTGTGATTGAGCGCACGCAGAAAATCGTAACAGTGACTATTCATACTGCGCGTCCTGGAATTATAATTGGAAAAGGCGGTTCAGAAGTTGACAAGTTGAAAGAAGAATTAAAAAAGATTACCGGAAAAGATATTCAGATAAATATTTTTGAAGTAAAACGGCCTGAAGTAGACGCACGCATTGTTGCCGATGGAATCGCCCGCCAGATTGAAGCGAGAATTTCTCACAAGCGCTGCATCAAAATGGCGATTGCTTCTGCCATGAGAATGGGAGCTGAAGGAATTAAAGTTCGCGCAGGCGGCCGTTTAGGCGGAGTGGAAATTGCACGCAGTGAAGCCTTCAAAGAAGGAAGAACTCCTCTTCACACCTTTCGGGCTGATATTGATTTTGCAATTGCTGAAGCGCATACTTCCATGGGAAGAATCGGAATCAAGGTTTGGATATGCAGAGGAGAAGTTTTCGGAAAACGCGACCTCTCCCCTAACATCACTGACAGCCGCGACAAGAAAAAAGGAAAACGCAAAGACAGAGACAGAAATGACCGCGGAGACAGAGGCGGGCACAGAGATAACAGAAGATAAAAAATACAGAGTACAAAGTATTAAGTAATAAGTACAATTAGAAAACAAAAACATATTTAATACTTAAATACTCGATACATAATACTTGAATTAATATGCTACAACCAAAGAAAACAAAATTCAGAAAAATGCATAAGATGGTTCCGAGCGGAAACGCACGTAGAGGAACTACTCTGGCATTCGGTTCTTTCGGACTTAAGTCAGTTGAAACAGCTTGGATAACTGCCCGCCAGATTGAAGCAGCCCGCGTTGCACTTACCCGACACATTGGAAGAGAAGCAAAAGTGTGGATCAGAATTTTCCCTGATAAACCCATCACCAAAAAACCTGCAGAGGTTCGTATGGGAAAAGGAAAAGGAAATCCTGAATACTGGGTGGCGGTGGTAAAAGCGGGAAGAGTAATGTTTGAAACGGAAGGAACAAGCTTGGAAACAGCAAAAGAAGCGATGAAGCTAGCTGGAGACAAACTTCCATGCATTTCAAAGTTTATGGTCAGAAATGATTTTTTAGAAAGCATTAATAAGTAGAAAAATGAAAAAAGCAGATTTATCACAACTCTCAACCAATGACCTTGAGGAAAAACTGAAGGAAGAAGTTGCATCATTGGATAAAATGAAGTTCACGCACACCATTTCTCCTGTAGAAAGTCCTGCGCGCATTACGCATTCAAGAAAAACTGTTGCCCGCATGATGACTGAACTTCGCAAAAGAGAATTAGCAGAAACTAAAAAATAATTATTCAGATGGAATTAACAAGAACACGCAGAAAAGAAAAAGTAGGGCTCGTAACGAGCAACAAAATGGCAAAGTCAATTGTTGTTTCTGTTGAACGTCAAATCAAGCATCCTAAATACGGAAAGTTTATCAAGCGCACAAGCAAGTTCATGGCGCACGATGAAAAAAATGAAGCGAACATAGGTGATTCAGTTCGCATTGTTGAAACACGCCCTCTTAGCAAAAACAAATGCTGGAGGTTGGTTGAAATTGTTGAAAAAGCGAAATAAAAAAAATTAATACAAATAGTTATGATACGACAGGAATCAAGATTAATATGTGCAGACAACAGTGGAGCGAAAGAAGTTCTCTGTATCCGCGTTCTCGGAAGCACACGCAAGAGCGGTGCATCCGTTGGAGATAAAATTGTTGTGGCTGTAAAAAAAGCATTGCCCGCTGGCGGAGTGAAAGAACATTCTATTTCAAAGGCAGTGATTGTCCGCACGAAAAAAGAAATCCGCAGAGCTGATGGTTCTTACATCCGCTTTGATGATAATGCAGCCGTTCTGCTCAACGAAGTGGACGAACTGAAAGGTACACGCATCTTTGGTCCTGTTGCCAGAGAACTTCGCGACAAACAGTTCATGAAAATAGTTTCATTAGCTCCTGAAGTATTGTAAGAATCAGATAGCAATAAGAATAAAGTAAAAAGTCAGACAATGATAAAGTTCAAAATAAAAAAAGGCGACACTGTGAAAGTGATTTCTGGTGACGATAAAGGCAAACAAGGAAGAGTTCTATCGGTTGACAGGGAAACTTTCCGTGCGCTGGTTGAAGGAATCAATATGGCGACCAAGCATACACGCCCAACTGCTAAAAACACAAAAGGCGGTATCATTCATCAGGAAGCTTCCGTTCATATTTCAAACCTGATGCTTGTTGATGCCAAAGGAAACACTACAAGAGTCGGAAGAAGAATTGATGAAGCAACAGGCAAACTGGTTCGCTATTCAAAAAAATCTGACGAAACAATTAAAAATGTTAAACAGTAAGCATTCATAAAATGGCAAAGCAAGAATCAAAGAAAAAACAGGTGGTTAAAGGCGAACAGGCAGAAAAAGTTTCTGGTCCCCTATCCGTTCCGAAAAATTATATTCCTCGCCTGAAAGAAAAATACAATAAAGAAATTGTTCCTGCTCTTCAAAAAGAGTTCAATTTCAAGAGCCCGATGCGCGCTCCCCTCCTGAAAAAAATCTCCATCAACCAGGGAGTTGGTGACGCGGTTGCTGACAGAAAAATAATGGATAGCGCATTGAGCGAGATGGCTACTATCACTGGACAAAAACCAGTCGCAACTCTTTCAAAGAAAGATATTTCAAATTTCAAAGTGAGAAAAGGAGTTGCTATTGGCGTAAAAGTTACTTTGCGTTCAAATAATATGTATGAATTTCTTGATCGGTTCATTTCCACCGCCCTGCCCCGAATCCGCGATTTTAAAGGCATCAGCAAAAATGGTTTTGACGGAAGAGGAAATTATACACTCGGCATCACAGAGCAAATTATTTTTCCTGAGATCGATATTGATAAAGTAAATAAAGTTCGTGGAATGGATATCACTTTCGTAACATCAGCAAGAAATAATTCCGAAGCGATGTCTTTGTTAAGAGAGTTTGGAGTTCCGTTCAAAAAAGAAGAAGATGAGATAAAAAAAGGAAGCAAGAAAGAAACAATTTTCGGAACAGTGGCTAAGAAAGATGCTCCTAAAAAAGAAACTAAAAAAGATATTTAATAACATACCTCATGGCTAAAGAATGCATTAAAGCAAGACAAAGAAAACGCGAAGCGCTGGTAGATAAGTATGCCGCCAAGCGTGCAGCTCTTAAAAAAGCAGGCGACTACATTGCACTTAGCAAACTTCCCCGGAACTCTTCAAAAGTAAGATTGCGAAACAGATGCCAGGTGTCAGGAAGAGCACGCGCTTACTCCCGTCAATTCGGAGTTTCACGACTTGTTTTCAGAGACTGGGCTCTCAATGGAAAAATCCCTGGTGTAACAAAATCAAGTTGGTAAAAAAAATAAAATAATAATTATTAATTAAAAGATGGACACAATAGGAAATTATCTAACGCTGGTAAGAAACGCAATCAAAGCGAATCATAGAATTGTTGAGGTTCCGTCTTCTGGACTGAAGAAGGAAATCACAAAAATTCTGAAAGAGAAAGGATACATTCTTGACTATAAAATCGAAGAAAATCCCGTACAGGATAAAATAAAAATTGCACTCAAGTATCATCCCTCAACTAAGCAATCTGCCATCCGCAAGATTCAGCGTGCAAGCAGACCCGGTTTGAGAAAATATTCTTCTGTGGAAGATATGCCCCGTGTATTGAGTGGTCTTGGAATCGCCATCATCTCTACTTCAAAAGGTGTTATGACGGATAAAGAAGCAAAGAAAATAAATGTTGGAGGAGAAGTAATTTGTTACGTGTATTAATAAAATAATTTTTTAGAAAATGTCACGAATAGGAAAACAACCCATCACCATCCCTCAGGGAGTTACTGTAACAGTAAATAAAAGCTCTGTTACGGTGAAAGGAAAAACAGGTGAACTCACTCAGGCAGTGGATCCGGATATCACTGTAAAAATTAAGGACAACCTCGTTGTTCTTGAACGCCCTACTGAGCAGAAACGCCACAAAGCACTGCATGGAATGTATCGCTCGCTTATTGCGAACATGATAAAAGGCACCAGTGAAGGATATAAACTTCAGCAGGAAGTAGTGGGCGTTGGTTTCAAAGCTGCTCATAAAGGACAACAACTGGATCTCGTGGTAGGATTTTCTCACCATGTGGTTCTTGAACTTCCGAAAGAAATAAAACTGGAAACAAAAACTGAAAAAGGAAGCAACCCTACTATCTTTCTTCAATCTGCAGAC
This Bacteroidota bacterium DNA region includes the following protein-coding sequences:
- a CDS encoding AAA family ATPase is translated as MNFKDDVEAVDALRAKYKVLTAEIGKIIIGQNEVVEDVLICILSRGHCLLVGVPGLAKTLLVNTISRVLGLQYSRIQFTPDLMPSDIIGTEILDESRQFRFVKGPLFANIILADEINRTPPKTQSALLEAMQERAVTTAGKRYELGNPFFVLATQNPIEQEGTYPLPEAQLDRFMFNVWLTYPKMEEEITVVKNTTSDYNPELKIILSAEEILYFQDLIRRVPVTDNVLQYAVRLASSTRPENPDSPSKVKQYLSWGAGPRASQYLILGAKTHSVIHGKYSPDIEDVRAVANAILRHRIVRNYKAEAENVSAEDIIKELVK
- a CDS encoding 30S ribosomal protein S12, whose translation is MPTIQQLIRHGRKKFTRKSKSIALNRSPQRRGVCIKVYTTTPKKPNSALRKVAKVRLSNGNEIIAYIPGEGHNLQEHSIVLVRGGRVKDLPGVRYHIVRGTLDTAGVDNMRQSRSKYGAKRPKAGAPAPAPKVKAAAEPTK
- the rpsG gene encoding 30S ribosomal protein S7, translated to MRKSKAKKRLLLPDPRFQDTLVTRFVNNLMYSGKKNKAYGIFYETIDIVADKTKEDGLQTWKKALSNVTPQVEVKSRRIGGANYQIPQEVLPERKIALAIKWMIQYAKERKEHRMSNGLASEIIAAAKQEGAAWKKKEDVHRMAEANKAYSHFKIK
- the fusA gene encoding elongation factor G, yielding MSDLRYTRNIGIAAHIDAGKTTCTERILYYTGVNHKIGEVHDGAATMDWMIQEQERGITITSAATTCFWNYRGNKYKVNIIDTPGHVDFTVEVNRSLRVLDGLVFLFSAVDGVEPQSETNWRLANNYNVTRICFVNKMDRAGADFLNVCKQVKEMLGGNAVPLQLPLGAEANFRGVIDLINNRAIEWNEEDKGMTFKVVDIPADMKDEVYHWREKLLESVSEFDDKIMEKFFADQSTITEDEVLTALRKATIAGKIIPMVCGSAFKNKGVQTMLDLVMSIMPSPLDKDNIHGINPDTEQEVTRKPDVKDPFTALAFKIATDPFVGRLAFFRAYSGRLDSGSYVLNTRSGQKERISRIFQMHANKQNQVPFIEAGDIGAAVGFKDIKTGDTLCDEKHPIVLEAMNFPEPVIGIAIEPKTQADLDKLGTSLAKLSEEDPTFRVKTDDDTNQTIISGMGELHLEIIVDRLKREFKVEINQGAPQVNYKEAITGTIEHREVYKKQTGGRGKFADMEFTVSPVDADFEVTEKNGGLQFENEVKGGNIPREFIPAVEKGFRAAMVNGVLAGFQMQTMKIVLSDGSYHDVDSDALSFEICARTAFREALPKAKPVLMEPIMKIEVITPEQYMGDVVGDLNRRRGIIEGMDSKANAQVIKAKVPLGEMFGYVTQLRTLSSGRATSTMEFSHYAETPRNISEEVVAKAKGKKAAEKV
- the rpsJ gene encoding 30S ribosomal protein S10, with product MSQQRIRIKLKSYDHHLVDKSAEKIVKTAKSTGAVISGPIPLPTNKRIYTVLRSPHVNKKAREQFQLCTYKRLIDIYSTSAKTVDALSKLELPSGVEVEIKV
- the rplC gene encoding 50S ribosomal protein L3 yields the protein MAGLLGKKIGMTNMFDVSGRYVACTVIEAGPCVVTQVKTKEKDGYDSLQLGFAERKEKHTTSPQMGHFKKAGTTPKKAVAEFHDFEGDKKAGDTITLDIFTEGEYVDVVGTSKGKGFQGVVKRHHFSGVGAGNGHGQHDRQRSPGSIGASSFPSRVLKGMRMAGRMGGDRVKARNLEVLRLIKDKNLLIVKGSVPGAAGSFVMIQK
- the rplD gene encoding 50S ribosomal protein L4, which translates into the protein MELTVVNIKGDKTKRKVSLHDSIFGIEPNDHAIYLDVKQFLANQRQGTHKAKTRNEIHGSTRKLHKQKGTGGSRKGDIKSPIFRGGGRIFGPEPRDYHFKLNKKVKQLARMSALSHKAKNNSITVLEDFSFENPKTKNYAELLSNLEMNGKKTLLVVGNDDKNINLSARNIQSAKVTSANSLSTYDIINANILLLSEGSLKTIETILLDDETAEAKPKVKAKAKSTVKKTKTIKKKSSTKEK
- the rplW gene encoding 50S ribosomal protein L23 yields the protein MSIYLKPIITEKYAAKGDAAGKNNGGKGRYAFVVEKTANKVEIKKAIEKAYAVTVEEVNTMNYIGKIKTRYTATKIMNGLVKKAKKAIVTLKKGDTIDFYGNI
- the rplB gene encoding 50S ribosomal protein L2, producing MGVRRFRPITPGQRHKVANDNSDITSYVPEKSLLRSSKRSGGRNHTGKMTMRYLGGGHKRRFRVIDFKRDKQDIPAVVKSIEYDPMRTGRIALLQYNDGEKRYILAPQGLQVGQTVVSGKNVAPNLGNAMPLSAIPLGTIVHNIELNPGQGGKFIRSAGTYAQLTAKEAKFVILKMPSGETRMVLATCMATVGSVSNADHNQEVHGKAGRIRWFGRRSRNRPVAMNPVDHPMGGGEGRASGGHPRSRNGQLSKGLKTRKRTKRSNRYIVERRTKGYGSK
- the rpsS gene encoding 30S ribosomal protein S19, which translates into the protein MARSLKKGFFIDFKLNKRVQEIIGGKKKYIVKTWSRRSMITPEFVGLTFAVHNGNKFIPVYVTENMVGHRLGEFSPTRTYRGHTGHVKAEANVPAPAATQAPEAK
- the rplV gene encoding 50S ribosomal protein L22, which translates into the protein MGVRKREMAEARKEANKTTYFAKLNNYPTSPRKMRLLADLIRNQPVENALNVLRFHTQHASLPLSKLVVSAVKNYEAKTGLRAEDSTLFVKEIRVDSGQMLKRFRPAPQGRAYRIRKRSNHVTVILDTIKETQE